The Coregonus clupeaformis isolate EN_2021a chromosome 20, ASM2061545v1, whole genome shotgun sequence genome contains a region encoding:
- the LOC121543575 gene encoding 6-phosphofructo-2-kinase/fructose-2,6-bisphosphatase 3: MLTQNRIQKIWIPSKDDKPAVPRQSTGGPHLANPPTVIVMVGLPARGKTYMSKKLTRYLNWIGMPTKVFNVGEYRREAVKNYSSYDFFKADNESAVKIRQQCALAALRDVKSYLTEEGGQVAVFDATNTTRDRRDMILDFGSENGFKIFFIESVCDDPSVIATNIMEVKVSCPDYQDCNKTDAMEDFHKRIDCYRVHYEPLDPDQYDRNLSFIKVIDVGRRFLVNRIQDHVQSKIVYYLMNIHIQPRTIYLCRHGENMHNLEGRLGGDSGLSPRGRKFSGVLSMFVNEQNLTDLKVWTSQMCCSIQTAESLGVPYEQWKALNEIDAGVCEEMTYDEVKEKYPEEFALRDQDKFYYRYPTGESYQDLVQRVEPVIMELERQENVLVICHQAVMRCLLAYFLDKSAEEMPYLKCPLHTVLKLTPIAYGCKVESISLNVEAVNTHRERPEEMKKYPGTLIRRNSVTPLTSPETNIKKPRIDGLDEHLQALPPSPMSLCTPSHLTLAGQNMKRKSNDCHEILQLCQ; the protein is encoded by the exons ATGCTTACTCAGAACAGGATACAAAAGATCTGGATTCCTTCAAAGGATGACAAACCGGCGGTGCCCCGGCAAT caACTGGGGGCCCCCACCTGGCCAACCCCCCTACAGTGATTGTGATGGTGGGTCTACCAGCCAGAGGGAAGACCTACATGTCCAAGAAACTCACCCGATACCTCAATTGGATCGGCATGCCCACCAAAg TCTTCAACGTGGGAGAGTATCGCAGAGAAGCAGTCAAGAACTACAGCTCCTACGACTTCTTCAAGGCTGACAACGAGAGTGCCGTGAAAATCAGACA ACAATGTGCCTTAGCAGCTCTGAGGGACGTTAAATCTTACCTGACAGAGGAAGGAGGGCAGGTTGCAGTCTTCGATGCCACCAACACTACTCGTGACAGACGAGACATGATCCTGGACTTCGGCAGTGAGAACGGCTTCAAA ATCTTCTTCATCGAGTCGGTGTGTGATGATCCCAGCGTCATCGCCACAAATATCATG GAAGTGAAGGTGTCCTGCCCAGACTACCAGGACTGCAACAAGACAGACGCCATGGAAGACTTCCATAAGAGGATAGATTGTTACAGGGTTCACTACGAACCCCTGGACCCAGACCAGTACGACAG GAACCTGTCCTTCATCAAGGTGATAGATGTAGGCAGAAGGTTCCTGGTGAACCGGATCCAGGACCACGTCCAGAGTAAGATCGTCTACTACCTGATGAACATCCACATCCAGCCCAGAACCATCTACCTGTGTCGCCATGGAGAGAACATGCACAACCTGGAGGGACGCCTGGGGGGAGACTCAGGGCTGTCGCCAAGGGGAAGAAAG TTTTCTGGGGTGTTGTCGATGTTCGTTAACGAGCAGAACTTGACGGATCTGAAGGTGTGGACCAGTCAGATGTGTTGCAGCATCCAGACTGCTGAGAGCCTAGGAGTTCCTTACGAACAGTGGAAGGCCCTCAATGAGATAGACGCT GGAGTATGTGAGGAGATGACGTACGATGAGGTGAAGGAGAAATACCCTGAGGAGTTTGCCCTGAGAGACCAGGACAAATTTTACTACCGCTACCCCACTGGCGAG tcgTATCAGGACCTGGTCCAGCGGGTGGAGCCAGTGATCATGGAGCTGGAGAGACAGGAGAACGTTCTGGTTATCTGTCACCAGGCTGTGATGCGCTGTCTGCTGGCTTACTTTCTGGATAAGAGTGCAGAGGAGATGCCCTACCTGAAGTGTCCCCTCCACACAGTGCTGAAGCTCACCCCCATTGCCTACG GCTGTAAAGTAGAGTCCATCTCGCTCAACGTGGAAGcggtgaacacacacagagagaggccaGAGGAGATGAAGAAGTATCCTGGGACTCTGATCAGGAGGAACAGTGTGACTCCCCTGACCAGCCCAGAGACCAACATCAAGAAGCCCCGCATCGACGGCCTGGACGAACACCTCCAGGCGCTGCCCCCCTCGCCCATGTCCCTCTGCACTCCTTCCCATCTCACCTTGGCCGGACAG AACATGAAGAGAAAGTCCAACGATTGCCATGAGATCCTGCAGCTCTGCCAATGA
- the LOC121543576 gene encoding splicing factor 45 isoform X1, with product MSLYDDMGVGSATSDTKTEGWSKNFKLLQSQLKVKKAALTQAKSQRMKQGTVLAPVIDLKRGGSADDRQIIDTPPHIAAGLKDTAPSGFSSGDALIPLADEYDPMFPNDYEKVVKRHRDERQRQREQERLKEIEDREKKRKDRHEGSSAPSGFSRFPTAEGESDEEEEDYEKEKRKRSMGGAAIAPPSSLVDSRDSSSYSYEDEGRPSRGSKAAIPPPMYEDSDRPRSPPGGPTNSFLANMGGTVAHKIMQKYGFREGQGLGKHEQGLSTALSVEKTSKRGGKIIIGDATEKTPGSSSQTAAAEPLGWGSASIADPSKKSEVNPLTEILKCPTKVVLLRNMVGRGEVDKNLEGETKEECEKYGKVIKCVIFEIAQVTDDEAVRIFLEFERVESAIKAVVDLNGRFFGGRVVKACFYNQDKFRLLDLGEQM from the exons ATGTCGCTTTACGACGACATGGGCGTCGGGAGTGCGACCAGTGACACCAAGACCGAGGGCTGGTCCAAGAATTTTAAGCTACTGCAGTCACAGCTGAAAGTAAAGAAGGCAGCTCTGACCCAGGCTAAG AGTCAGCGGATGAAGCAGGGTACTGTCCTGGCTCCAGTCATCGACCTAAAGAGAGGAGGTTCCGCTGATGACAGACAGATCATAGACACACCCCCACACATTGCAGCAGGACTCAAG GACACAGCACCCAGCGGGTTCTCCTCGGGGGATGCGCTAATCCCCCTGGCTGATGAGTATGACCCCATGTTCCCCAACGACTACGAGAAAGTGGTGAAGAGACACCGTGatgagaggcagaggcagagagagcaggAACGACTGAAGgagatagaggacagagagaa GAAGAGGAAGGACAGACACGAGGGCAGCAGCGCTCCGAGCGGATTTTCCCGCTTCCCCACGGCAGAGGGAGAgtctgatgaggaggaggaggactatgagaaggagaagaggaaaagga GTATGGGTGGAGCAGCCATCGCCCCACCCTCATCGCTCGTGGATAGTAGAGACA GCTCGTCATACTCCTATGAGGATGAGGGGCGACCCTCCCGTGGCTCTAAAGCTGCCATCCCTCCCCCCATGTACGAGGACTCCGACCGTCCCCGCTCGCCACCTGGCGGTCCCACCAACTCATTCCTGGCCAACATGGG agggacaGTGGCCCATAAGATCATGCAGAAGTATGGCTTCCGGGAGGGCCAGGGGCTGGGCAAACACGAGCAGGGTCTCAGCACGGCCCTGTCTGTAGAGAAGACCAGCAAGAGGGGTGGCAAGATCATCATAGGAGACGCCACTGAGAAGA CACCAGGATCCAGTAGCCAGACGGCAGCAGCTGAGCCTTTAGGCTGGGGCTCGGCTTCAATAG CGGACCCCTCCAAGAAGTCAGAGGTCAACCCCCTCACAGAGATCCTCAAATGCCCCACCAAAGTAGTGCTGCTACGg AACATGGTGGGCAGAGGAGAGGTGGATAAGAATTTGGAGGGGGAGACCAAAGAAGAGTGTGAGAAATACGGCAAGGTCATCAAGTGTGTCATCTTTGAG ATTGCCCAGGTGACAGATGATGAAGCAGTGAGGATATTTCTGGAGTTTGAGAGAGTCGAGTCAGCCATCAAAG CTGTGGTGGATCTGAATGGGAGGTTCTTTGGTGGTCGGGTGGTAAAAGCCTGCTTCTATAACCAGGATAAGTTCAGACTGTTGGATCTGGGAGAGCAGatgtga
- the LOC121543576 gene encoding splicing factor 45 isoform X2, producing the protein MSLYDDMGVGSATSDTKTEGWSKNFKLLQSQLKVKKAALTQAKSQRMKQGTVLAPVIDLKRGGSADDRQIIDTPPHIAAGLKDTAPSGFSSGDALIPLADEYDPMFPNDYEKVVKRHRDERQRQREQERLKEIEDREKKRKDRHEGSSAPSGFSRFPTAEGESDEEEEDYEKEKRKRSMGGAAIAPPSSLVDSRDSSSYSYEDEGRPSRGSKAAIPPPMYEDSDRPRSPPGGPTNSFLANMGGTVAHKIMQKYGFREGQGLGKHEQGLSTALSVEKTSKRGGKIIIGDATEKTDPSKKSEVNPLTEILKCPTKVVLLRNMVGRGEVDKNLEGETKEECEKYGKVIKCVIFEIAQVTDDEAVRIFLEFERVESAIKAVVDLNGRFFGGRVVKACFYNQDKFRLLDLGEQM; encoded by the exons ATGTCGCTTTACGACGACATGGGCGTCGGGAGTGCGACCAGTGACACCAAGACCGAGGGCTGGTCCAAGAATTTTAAGCTACTGCAGTCACAGCTGAAAGTAAAGAAGGCAGCTCTGACCCAGGCTAAG AGTCAGCGGATGAAGCAGGGTACTGTCCTGGCTCCAGTCATCGACCTAAAGAGAGGAGGTTCCGCTGATGACAGACAGATCATAGACACACCCCCACACATTGCAGCAGGACTCAAG GACACAGCACCCAGCGGGTTCTCCTCGGGGGATGCGCTAATCCCCCTGGCTGATGAGTATGACCCCATGTTCCCCAACGACTACGAGAAAGTGGTGAAGAGACACCGTGatgagaggcagaggcagagagagcaggAACGACTGAAGgagatagaggacagagagaa GAAGAGGAAGGACAGACACGAGGGCAGCAGCGCTCCGAGCGGATTTTCCCGCTTCCCCACGGCAGAGGGAGAgtctgatgaggaggaggaggactatgagaaggagaagaggaaaagga GTATGGGTGGAGCAGCCATCGCCCCACCCTCATCGCTCGTGGATAGTAGAGACA GCTCGTCATACTCCTATGAGGATGAGGGGCGACCCTCCCGTGGCTCTAAAGCTGCCATCCCTCCCCCCATGTACGAGGACTCCGACCGTCCCCGCTCGCCACCTGGCGGTCCCACCAACTCATTCCTGGCCAACATGGG agggacaGTGGCCCATAAGATCATGCAGAAGTATGGCTTCCGGGAGGGCCAGGGGCTGGGCAAACACGAGCAGGGTCTCAGCACGGCCCTGTCTGTAGAGAAGACCAGCAAGAGGGGTGGCAAGATCATCATAGGAGACGCCACTGAGAAGA CGGACCCCTCCAAGAAGTCAGAGGTCAACCCCCTCACAGAGATCCTCAAATGCCCCACCAAAGTAGTGCTGCTACGg AACATGGTGGGCAGAGGAGAGGTGGATAAGAATTTGGAGGGGGAGACCAAAGAAGAGTGTGAGAAATACGGCAAGGTCATCAAGTGTGTCATCTTTGAG ATTGCCCAGGTGACAGATGATGAAGCAGTGAGGATATTTCTGGAGTTTGAGAGAGTCGAGTCAGCCATCAAAG CTGTGGTGGATCTGAATGGGAGGTTCTTTGGTGGTCGGGTGGTAAAAGCCTGCTTCTATAACCAGGATAAGTTCAGACTGTTGGATCTGGGAGAGCAGatgtga